Proteins encoded in a region of the Vicia villosa cultivar HV-30 ecotype Madison, WI unplaced genomic scaffold, Vvil1.0 ctg.001829F_1_1, whole genome shotgun sequence genome:
- the LOC131636768 gene encoding uncharacterized protein LOC131636768, which yields MASEAPSWADQWGAGGFGAMEDDNTKSQNDAKIKNSNGKGGLSKVKETASNCVKWFKSLCKRKTATKQLG from the coding sequence ATGGCAAGTGAGGCACCAAGTTGGGCTGATCAATGGGGTGCTGGTGGTTTTGGAGCAATGGAAGATGACAACACTAAATCTCAAAATGATGCAAAGATTAAGAACTCAAATGGTAAGGGTGGTTTAAGCAAAGTGAAAGAAACTGCATCAAATTGTGTCAAGTGGTTCAAAAGTTTGTGCAAGAGAAAGACAGCAACTAAGCAATTGGGTTAA